One Tripterygium wilfordii isolate XIE 37 chromosome 10, ASM1340144v1, whole genome shotgun sequence DNA segment encodes these proteins:
- the LOC120007435 gene encoding probable glutamyl endopeptidase, chloroplastic isoform X1: MMRIHKVYHRLSFLSLSPPSPPPCALPLKLSQFGPLRTAGHLRTKSRRNSARLSSTMISSSSSRLRNLVPVNSVLAEDGGSNGSAASSAATATIEDEALEAGYRLPPPEIRDIVDAPPLPALSLSPHRDKILFLKRRALPPLAELARPEEKLAGMRIDGKCNTRSRMSFYTGIGIHQLLSDGSLGPEKEVHGLPDGAKINFVTWSPDGQHLSFSVRVDDEENNSSMLRVWVADVETGETRPLFQSHDICLNAVFENFVWVNNSTLLVCMIPLSRGDPPKKPLVPSGPKIQSNELKNVVQVRTFQDLLKDEYDEDLFDYYATSQLVLASLDGTTREVGTPAVYTSMDPSPDRKYLLITSIHRPYSFIVPCGRFPKKVDLWTTDGVFVRELCDLPLAENIPIAFNSVRKGMRSINWRADKPSTLYWAETQDEGDAKVEVSPRDIVYTQPAEPLEGEEKPTILHKLDLRYGGISWCDDSLALVYESWYKTRRTRTWVISPGFNDVSPRILFDRSSEDVYSDPGSPMLRRTSVGTYVIAKIKKENCEGNYVLLNGSGATPEGNIPFLDLFEINTGSKVRIWESDKEKYYETVVAFMSDQNDGDLLLDQLKILTSKESKTENTQYFIKSWHDKKACQITNFPHPYPQLASLQKEMIRYQRKDGVQLTATLYLPPGYDPSKEGPLPCLVWSYPGEFKSKEAAGQVRGSPNEFPGIGPTSALLWLARRFAILSGPTIPIIGEGDEEANDRYVEQLVASAEAAVEEVIRRGVAHPSKIAVGGHSYGAFMTANLLAHAPHLFCCGIARSGAYNRTLTPFGFQNEDRTLWEATTTYVEMSPFMSANKIKKPILLIHGEEDSNPGTLTMQSDRFFNALKGHGALCRLAILPYESHGYAARESIMHVLWETDRWLQKFCVSNTSDVNADLNTCTDDVNVGATDSKSKPVAASGGGGQELVEFEHEDRHPMPRSLLCPLMHRKLF, from the exons ATGATGCGTATTCACAAAGTATATCATCGCCTTTCTTTTCTCTCGCTATCTCCTCCATCTCCTCCTCCCTGTGCTCTCCCTCTGAAGCTCAGCCAGTTCGGACCGTTACGTACAGCGGGCCACCTGAGAACTAAATCCAGAAGAAATTCGGCTAGACTCAGCTCCACTATGATCTCCTCTTCATCCTCTAGGCTTCGCAATCTTGTACCTGTCAATTCGGTTCTGGCTGAAGACGGTGGTTCTAATGGTTCCGCTGCTTCTTCTGCTGCTACTGCCACGATTGAAGATGAAG CCTTGGAAGCGGGATATCGTCTTCCTCCTCCAGAAATTAGAGACATCGTTGATGCGCCACCCCTTCCTGCACTGTCATTATCACCACATAGGGATAAGATTCTTTTTTTGAAGCGCAGAGCTTTACCTCCACTGGCAGAACTAGCAAGACCAGAGGAAAAGCTGGCCGGTATGCGCATTGATGGAAAATGCAATACCAGGAGTCGGATGTCTTTCTACACTGGAATTGGGATTCATCAACTTTTGTCCGATGGTTCATTGGGACCAGAAAAGGAGGTTCATGGCTTACCTGATGGTGCTAAGATCAATTTCGTTACTTGGTCACCTGATGGCCAACATTTATCCTTCAGTGTTAGAGTTGATGATGAGGAAAACAACAGTAGTATGCTTAGAGTATGGGTTGCCGATGTGGAAACAGGGGAAACAAGACCATTATTTCAGTCGCATGACATCTGTCTAAATGCagtgtttgaaaattttgtttgggtGAATAACTCTACTCTGTTAGTTTGTATGATCCCGTTATCTCGAGGAGATCCACCTAAGAAGCCTTTGGTTCCATCCGGGCCAAAGATTCAATCCAATGAGCTGAAAAATGTTGTCCAAGTTAGAACTTTCCAAGATCTGTTGAAGGATGAGTACGATGAAGATTTATTTGACTACTATGCCACATCACAACTTGTTTTGGCCTCATTGGATGGGACGACTAGAGAAGTTGGCACCCCTGCTGTGTATACCTCAATGGACCCCTCCCCGGACCGAAAATATCTTTTGATTACTTCAATTCATAGGCCATATTCTTTCATTGTACCATGTGGAAGATTTCCCAAGAAAGTGGATTTGTGGACAACTGATGGGGTGTTTGTTAGAGAACTTTGTGATTTGCCTCTAGCTGAAAACATTCCTATTGCATTTAACAGCGTGCGAAAAGGAATGCGATCTATCAATTGGAGAGCAGATAAACCTTCGACACTTTACTG GGCAGAAACACAAGATGAGGGTGATGCTAAAGTTGAAGTTTCACCACGTGATATAGTTTATACACAGCCTGCAGAGCCACTAGAAGGTGAAGAAAAGCCAACAATCTTACACAAACTTGATCTTCGTTATGG AGGAATATCCTGGTGTGACGATTCATTGGCTCTTGTTTACGAATCTTGGTACAAAACGAGACGAACAAGAACATGGGTGATATCTCCTGGATTTAATGATGTGAGCCCTCGCATATTATTTGATAGGTCATCAGAAGATGTATACTCTGATCCTGGCTCGCCTATGTTGAGGAGAACATCTGTAGGGACTTACGTGATTGCAAAAATAAAGAAGGAAAATTGTGAAGGAAACTATGTTTTACTAAATGGGAGTGGTGCTACACCAGAAGGGAACATTCCTttccttgatttgtttgaaat AAACACAGGCAGCAAGGTACGAATTTGGGAGAGCGATAAGGAAAAATACTATGAGACTGTGGTTGCTTTCATGTCTGATCAAAATGATGGAGATTTACTTCTTGATCAATTGAAAATACTGACTTCCAAAGAGTCTAAAACTGAAAACACTCAATATTTTATTAAGAGCTGGCACGATAAGAAAGCCTGCCAGATTACAAACTTTCCTCATCCATATCCACAGTTAGCATCTCTACAAAAGGAGATGATTAGGTATCAGAGAAAAGATGGAGTTCAACTTACTGCCACATTATACCTGCCGCCAGGCTATGATCCCTCAAAAGAGGGTCCACTTCCTTGTCTAGTTTGGTCTTACCCTGGAGAATTTAAGAGCAAAGAGGCTGCTGGACAGGTTCGCGGTTCTCCTAATGAATTCCCCGGCATTGGTCCTACATCGGCTCTTCTTTGGTTGGCAAGAAG GTTTGCAATTTTATCAGGACCTACTATTCCTATTATTGGTGAGGGTGACGAGGAGGCAAATGATCG ATATGTAGAGCAACTAGTTGCAAGTGCTGAGGCTGCGGTGGAGGAAGTTATCCGACGTGGT GTGGCTCATCCAAGCAAAATTGCTGTTGGAGGACATTCCTATGGTGCATTCATGACTGCAAACTTGTTAGCCCATGCTCCTCATCTTTTCTGTTGTGGAATTGCACGTTCTGGGGCTTACAACAGAACACTTACACCTTTTGGTTTTCAG AATGAGGACAGAACTCTATGGGAGGCCACTACCACTTATGTAGAGATGAGCCCTTTCATGTCAGCTAACAAAATCAAGAAGCCAATTCTGCTAatccatggagaagaagatagTAATCCAGGAACACTGACCATGCAG TCAGATCGTTTCTTTAATGCTTTGAAAGGTCATGGGGCTCTTTGTCGTCTAGCCATTCTTCCCTACGAAAGCCATGGCTATGCTGCACGTGAAAGCATAATGCATGTCCTCTGGGAAACTGATAGGTGGCTGCAGAAATTCTGTGTATCAAACACTTCAGATGTAAATGCAGATCTTAATACATGTACAGATGATGTCAATGTTGGAGCTACAGATTCTAAAAGCAAACCAGTTGCAGCCAGCGGAGGTGGTGGCCAAGAGCTGGTAGAATTTGAGCATGAAGATAGACACCCTATGCCAAGGTCATTGTTATG CCCATTAATGCATCGAAAGCTGTTTTGA
- the LOC120007435 gene encoding probable glutamyl endopeptidase, chloroplastic isoform X2 has translation MMRIHKVYHRLSFLSLSPPSPPPCALPLKLSQFGPLRTAGHLRTKSRRNSARLSSTMISSSSSRLRNLVPVNSVLAEDGGSNGSAASSAATATIEDEALEAGYRLPPPEIRDIVDAPPLPALSLSPHRDKILFLKRRALPPLAELARPEEKLAGMRIDGKCNTRSRMSFYTGIGIHQLLSDGSLGPEKEVHGLPDGAKINFVTWSPDGQHLSFSVRVDDEENNSSMLRVWVADVETGETRPLFQSHDICLNAVFENFVWVNNSTLLVCMIPLSRGDPPKKPLVPSGPKIQSNELKNVVQVRTFQDLLKDEYDEDLFDYYATSQLVLASLDGTTREVGTPAVYTSMDPSPDRKYLLITSIHRPYSFIVPCGRFPKKVDLWTTDGVFVRELCDLPLAENIPIAFNSVRKGMRSINWRADKPSTLYWAETQDEGDAKVEVSPRDIVYTQPAEPLEGEEKPTILHKLDLRYGGISWCDDSLALVYESWYKTRRTRTWVISPGFNDVSPRILFDRSSEDVYSDPGSPMLRRTSVGTYVIAKIKKENCEGNYVLLNGSGATPEGNIPFLDLFEINTGSKVRIWESDKEKYYETVVAFMSDQNDGDLLLDQLKILTSKESKTENTQYFIKSWHDKKACQITNFPHPYPQLASLQKEMIRYQRKDGVQLTATLYLPPGYDPSKEGPLPCLVWSYPGEFKSKEAAGQVRGSPNEFPGIGPTSALLWLARRFAILSGPTIPIIGEGDEEANDRYVEQLVASAEAAVEEVIRRGVAHPSKIAVGGHSYGAFMTANLLAHAPHLFCCGIARSGAYNRTLTPFGFQNEDRTLWEATTTYVEMSPFMSANKIKKPILLIHGEEDSNPGTLTMQSDRFFNALKGHGALCRLAILPYESHGYAARESIMHVLWETDRWLQKFCVSNTSDVNADLNTCTDDVNVGATDSKSKPVAASGGGGQELVEFEHEDRHPMPRFSGCSFPPK, from the exons ATGATGCGTATTCACAAAGTATATCATCGCCTTTCTTTTCTCTCGCTATCTCCTCCATCTCCTCCTCCCTGTGCTCTCCCTCTGAAGCTCAGCCAGTTCGGACCGTTACGTACAGCGGGCCACCTGAGAACTAAATCCAGAAGAAATTCGGCTAGACTCAGCTCCACTATGATCTCCTCTTCATCCTCTAGGCTTCGCAATCTTGTACCTGTCAATTCGGTTCTGGCTGAAGACGGTGGTTCTAATGGTTCCGCTGCTTCTTCTGCTGCTACTGCCACGATTGAAGATGAAG CCTTGGAAGCGGGATATCGTCTTCCTCCTCCAGAAATTAGAGACATCGTTGATGCGCCACCCCTTCCTGCACTGTCATTATCACCACATAGGGATAAGATTCTTTTTTTGAAGCGCAGAGCTTTACCTCCACTGGCAGAACTAGCAAGACCAGAGGAAAAGCTGGCCGGTATGCGCATTGATGGAAAATGCAATACCAGGAGTCGGATGTCTTTCTACACTGGAATTGGGATTCATCAACTTTTGTCCGATGGTTCATTGGGACCAGAAAAGGAGGTTCATGGCTTACCTGATGGTGCTAAGATCAATTTCGTTACTTGGTCACCTGATGGCCAACATTTATCCTTCAGTGTTAGAGTTGATGATGAGGAAAACAACAGTAGTATGCTTAGAGTATGGGTTGCCGATGTGGAAACAGGGGAAACAAGACCATTATTTCAGTCGCATGACATCTGTCTAAATGCagtgtttgaaaattttgtttgggtGAATAACTCTACTCTGTTAGTTTGTATGATCCCGTTATCTCGAGGAGATCCACCTAAGAAGCCTTTGGTTCCATCCGGGCCAAAGATTCAATCCAATGAGCTGAAAAATGTTGTCCAAGTTAGAACTTTCCAAGATCTGTTGAAGGATGAGTACGATGAAGATTTATTTGACTACTATGCCACATCACAACTTGTTTTGGCCTCATTGGATGGGACGACTAGAGAAGTTGGCACCCCTGCTGTGTATACCTCAATGGACCCCTCCCCGGACCGAAAATATCTTTTGATTACTTCAATTCATAGGCCATATTCTTTCATTGTACCATGTGGAAGATTTCCCAAGAAAGTGGATTTGTGGACAACTGATGGGGTGTTTGTTAGAGAACTTTGTGATTTGCCTCTAGCTGAAAACATTCCTATTGCATTTAACAGCGTGCGAAAAGGAATGCGATCTATCAATTGGAGAGCAGATAAACCTTCGACACTTTACTG GGCAGAAACACAAGATGAGGGTGATGCTAAAGTTGAAGTTTCACCACGTGATATAGTTTATACACAGCCTGCAGAGCCACTAGAAGGTGAAGAAAAGCCAACAATCTTACACAAACTTGATCTTCGTTATGG AGGAATATCCTGGTGTGACGATTCATTGGCTCTTGTTTACGAATCTTGGTACAAAACGAGACGAACAAGAACATGGGTGATATCTCCTGGATTTAATGATGTGAGCCCTCGCATATTATTTGATAGGTCATCAGAAGATGTATACTCTGATCCTGGCTCGCCTATGTTGAGGAGAACATCTGTAGGGACTTACGTGATTGCAAAAATAAAGAAGGAAAATTGTGAAGGAAACTATGTTTTACTAAATGGGAGTGGTGCTACACCAGAAGGGAACATTCCTttccttgatttgtttgaaat AAACACAGGCAGCAAGGTACGAATTTGGGAGAGCGATAAGGAAAAATACTATGAGACTGTGGTTGCTTTCATGTCTGATCAAAATGATGGAGATTTACTTCTTGATCAATTGAAAATACTGACTTCCAAAGAGTCTAAAACTGAAAACACTCAATATTTTATTAAGAGCTGGCACGATAAGAAAGCCTGCCAGATTACAAACTTTCCTCATCCATATCCACAGTTAGCATCTCTACAAAAGGAGATGATTAGGTATCAGAGAAAAGATGGAGTTCAACTTACTGCCACATTATACCTGCCGCCAGGCTATGATCCCTCAAAAGAGGGTCCACTTCCTTGTCTAGTTTGGTCTTACCCTGGAGAATTTAAGAGCAAAGAGGCTGCTGGACAGGTTCGCGGTTCTCCTAATGAATTCCCCGGCATTGGTCCTACATCGGCTCTTCTTTGGTTGGCAAGAAG GTTTGCAATTTTATCAGGACCTACTATTCCTATTATTGGTGAGGGTGACGAGGAGGCAAATGATCG ATATGTAGAGCAACTAGTTGCAAGTGCTGAGGCTGCGGTGGAGGAAGTTATCCGACGTGGT GTGGCTCATCCAAGCAAAATTGCTGTTGGAGGACATTCCTATGGTGCATTCATGACTGCAAACTTGTTAGCCCATGCTCCTCATCTTTTCTGTTGTGGAATTGCACGTTCTGGGGCTTACAACAGAACACTTACACCTTTTGGTTTTCAG AATGAGGACAGAACTCTATGGGAGGCCACTACCACTTATGTAGAGATGAGCCCTTTCATGTCAGCTAACAAAATCAAGAAGCCAATTCTGCTAatccatggagaagaagatagTAATCCAGGAACACTGACCATGCAG TCAGATCGTTTCTTTAATGCTTTGAAAGGTCATGGGGCTCTTTGTCGTCTAGCCATTCTTCCCTACGAAAGCCATGGCTATGCTGCACGTGAAAGCATAATGCATGTCCTCTGGGAAACTGATAGGTGGCTGCAGAAATTCTGTGTATCAAACACTTCAGATGTAAATGCAGATCTTAATACATGTACAGATGATGTCAATGTTGGAGCTACAGATTCTAAAAGCAAACCAGTTGCAGCCAGCGGAGGTGGTGGCCAAGAGCTGGTAGAATTTGAGCATGAAGATAGACACCCTATGCCAAG ATTCAGTGGCTGCTCTTTCCCTCCCAAATAA
- the LOC120008004 gene encoding bZIP transcription factor 53-like: MSSKKRPTTSSGSDSDPRYAMVDERKRKRMISNRESARRSRMKKQKQLEDLINEGSQLQNEINQLTQSINTTSQRYVEIESGNNVLRAQAMELTDRLRSLNSVLHIVEEVSGMAVEIPEIPDPLLKPWHVPCPLQPIMASAEMFHC, encoded by the coding sequence ATGTCATCCAAGAAAAGGCCAACGACCAGCTCCGGATCCGACAGCGATCCCCGCTATGCAATGGTCGatgagaggaagaggaagagaatgaTCTCGAACCGTGAATCGGCTAGGCGTTCACGGatgaagaagcagaagcagcTGGAGGATCTGATCAATGAAGGGAGCCAGTTGCAGAACGAGATCAATCAACTCACGCAGAGTATCAATACTACCAGCCAACGTTATGTGGAGATAGAGTCGGGCAACAACGTTCTGAGAGCTCAAGCGATGGAATTGACTGATAGGCTGCGGTCCCTGAATTCAGTGCTGCATATTGTGGAGGAAGTCAGCGGGATGGCTGTGGAGATTCCGGAGATTCCTGATCCTCTGCTGAAGCCATGGCATGTTCCTTGCCCACTACAGCCCATTATGGCCTCTGCTGAAATGTTCCATTGTTGA
- the LOC120007435 gene encoding probable glutamyl endopeptidase, chloroplastic isoform X3 — MMRIHKVYHRLSFLSLSPPSPPPCALPLKLSQFGPLRTAGHLRTKSRRNSARLSSTMISSSSSRLRNLVPVNSVLAEDGGSNGSAASSAATATIEDEALEAGYRLPPPEIRDIVDAPPLPALSLSPHRDKILFLKRRALPPLAELARPEEKLAGMRIDGKCNTRSRMSFYTGIGIHQLLSDGSLGPEKEVHGLPDGAKINFVTWSPDGQHLSFSVRVDDEENNSSMLRVWVADVETGETRPLFQSHDICLNAVFENFVWVNNSTLLVCMIPLSRGDPPKKPLVPSGPKIQSNELKNVVQVRTFQDLLKDEYDEDLFDYYATSQLVLASLDGTTREVGTPAVYTSMDPSPDRKYLLITSIHRPYSFIVPCGRFPKKVDLWTTDGVFVRELCDLPLAENIPIAFNSVRKGMRSINWRADKPSTLYWAETQDEGDAKVEVSPRDIVYTQPAEPLEGEEKPTILHKLDLRYGGISWCDDSLALVYESWYKTRRTRTWVISPGFNDVSPRILFDRSSEDVYSDPGSPMLRRTSVGTYVIAKIKKENCEGNYVLLNGSGATPEGNIPFLDLFEINTGSKVRIWESDKEKYYETVVAFMSDQNDGDLLLDQLKILTSKESKTENTQYFIKSWHDKKACQITNFPHPYPQLASLQKEMIRYQRKDGVQLTATLYLPPGYDPSKEGPLPCLVWSYPGEFKSKEAAGQVRGSPNEFPGIGPTSALLWLARRFAILSGPTIPIIGEGDEEANDRYVEQLVASAEAAVEEVIRRGVAHPSKIAVGGHSYGAFMTANLLAHAPHLFCCGIARSGAYNRTLTPFGFQNEDRTLWEATTTYVEMSPFMSANKIKKPILLIHGEEDSNPGTLTMQSDRFFNALKGHGALCRLAILPYESHGYAARESIMHVLWETDRWLQKFCVSNTSDVNADLNTCTDDVNVGATDSKSKPVAASGGGGQELVEFEHEDRHPMPRSLL, encoded by the exons ATGATGCGTATTCACAAAGTATATCATCGCCTTTCTTTTCTCTCGCTATCTCCTCCATCTCCTCCTCCCTGTGCTCTCCCTCTGAAGCTCAGCCAGTTCGGACCGTTACGTACAGCGGGCCACCTGAGAACTAAATCCAGAAGAAATTCGGCTAGACTCAGCTCCACTATGATCTCCTCTTCATCCTCTAGGCTTCGCAATCTTGTACCTGTCAATTCGGTTCTGGCTGAAGACGGTGGTTCTAATGGTTCCGCTGCTTCTTCTGCTGCTACTGCCACGATTGAAGATGAAG CCTTGGAAGCGGGATATCGTCTTCCTCCTCCAGAAATTAGAGACATCGTTGATGCGCCACCCCTTCCTGCACTGTCATTATCACCACATAGGGATAAGATTCTTTTTTTGAAGCGCAGAGCTTTACCTCCACTGGCAGAACTAGCAAGACCAGAGGAAAAGCTGGCCGGTATGCGCATTGATGGAAAATGCAATACCAGGAGTCGGATGTCTTTCTACACTGGAATTGGGATTCATCAACTTTTGTCCGATGGTTCATTGGGACCAGAAAAGGAGGTTCATGGCTTACCTGATGGTGCTAAGATCAATTTCGTTACTTGGTCACCTGATGGCCAACATTTATCCTTCAGTGTTAGAGTTGATGATGAGGAAAACAACAGTAGTATGCTTAGAGTATGGGTTGCCGATGTGGAAACAGGGGAAACAAGACCATTATTTCAGTCGCATGACATCTGTCTAAATGCagtgtttgaaaattttgtttgggtGAATAACTCTACTCTGTTAGTTTGTATGATCCCGTTATCTCGAGGAGATCCACCTAAGAAGCCTTTGGTTCCATCCGGGCCAAAGATTCAATCCAATGAGCTGAAAAATGTTGTCCAAGTTAGAACTTTCCAAGATCTGTTGAAGGATGAGTACGATGAAGATTTATTTGACTACTATGCCACATCACAACTTGTTTTGGCCTCATTGGATGGGACGACTAGAGAAGTTGGCACCCCTGCTGTGTATACCTCAATGGACCCCTCCCCGGACCGAAAATATCTTTTGATTACTTCAATTCATAGGCCATATTCTTTCATTGTACCATGTGGAAGATTTCCCAAGAAAGTGGATTTGTGGACAACTGATGGGGTGTTTGTTAGAGAACTTTGTGATTTGCCTCTAGCTGAAAACATTCCTATTGCATTTAACAGCGTGCGAAAAGGAATGCGATCTATCAATTGGAGAGCAGATAAACCTTCGACACTTTACTG GGCAGAAACACAAGATGAGGGTGATGCTAAAGTTGAAGTTTCACCACGTGATATAGTTTATACACAGCCTGCAGAGCCACTAGAAGGTGAAGAAAAGCCAACAATCTTACACAAACTTGATCTTCGTTATGG AGGAATATCCTGGTGTGACGATTCATTGGCTCTTGTTTACGAATCTTGGTACAAAACGAGACGAACAAGAACATGGGTGATATCTCCTGGATTTAATGATGTGAGCCCTCGCATATTATTTGATAGGTCATCAGAAGATGTATACTCTGATCCTGGCTCGCCTATGTTGAGGAGAACATCTGTAGGGACTTACGTGATTGCAAAAATAAAGAAGGAAAATTGTGAAGGAAACTATGTTTTACTAAATGGGAGTGGTGCTACACCAGAAGGGAACATTCCTttccttgatttgtttgaaat AAACACAGGCAGCAAGGTACGAATTTGGGAGAGCGATAAGGAAAAATACTATGAGACTGTGGTTGCTTTCATGTCTGATCAAAATGATGGAGATTTACTTCTTGATCAATTGAAAATACTGACTTCCAAAGAGTCTAAAACTGAAAACACTCAATATTTTATTAAGAGCTGGCACGATAAGAAAGCCTGCCAGATTACAAACTTTCCTCATCCATATCCACAGTTAGCATCTCTACAAAAGGAGATGATTAGGTATCAGAGAAAAGATGGAGTTCAACTTACTGCCACATTATACCTGCCGCCAGGCTATGATCCCTCAAAAGAGGGTCCACTTCCTTGTCTAGTTTGGTCTTACCCTGGAGAATTTAAGAGCAAAGAGGCTGCTGGACAGGTTCGCGGTTCTCCTAATGAATTCCCCGGCATTGGTCCTACATCGGCTCTTCTTTGGTTGGCAAGAAG GTTTGCAATTTTATCAGGACCTACTATTCCTATTATTGGTGAGGGTGACGAGGAGGCAAATGATCG ATATGTAGAGCAACTAGTTGCAAGTGCTGAGGCTGCGGTGGAGGAAGTTATCCGACGTGGT GTGGCTCATCCAAGCAAAATTGCTGTTGGAGGACATTCCTATGGTGCATTCATGACTGCAAACTTGTTAGCCCATGCTCCTCATCTTTTCTGTTGTGGAATTGCACGTTCTGGGGCTTACAACAGAACACTTACACCTTTTGGTTTTCAG AATGAGGACAGAACTCTATGGGAGGCCACTACCACTTATGTAGAGATGAGCCCTTTCATGTCAGCTAACAAAATCAAGAAGCCAATTCTGCTAatccatggagaagaagatagTAATCCAGGAACACTGACCATGCAG TCAGATCGTTTCTTTAATGCTTTGAAAGGTCATGGGGCTCTTTGTCGTCTAGCCATTCTTCCCTACGAAAGCCATGGCTATGCTGCACGTGAAAGCATAATGCATGTCCTCTGGGAAACTGATAGGTGGCTGCAGAAATTCTGTGTATCAAACACTTCAGATGTAAATGCAGATCTTAATACATGTACAGATGATGTCAATGTTGGAGCTACAGATTCTAAAAGCAAACCAGTTGCAGCCAGCGGAGGTGGTGGCCAAGAGCTGGTAGAATTTGAGCATGAAGATAGACACCCTATGCCAAGGTCATTGTTATG A